Proteins encoded within one genomic window of Amycolatopsis sp. 2-15:
- a CDS encoding nucleotide sugar dehydrogenase, with translation MRISVFGLGYVGCVSAACLAGNGHEVVGVDVNPVKVDLVTRGNAPVVEERIGELTAEVVASGALRATTDVAEAVAATDVSLICVGTPSAPNGSLSTEYLERVADEIGEALAQKAVTSKERRHTVVFRSTMLPGTCLDLLVPILEKSSGRTAGVDFGVAVNPEFLREGTSVRDFFDPPKTVIGELDSASGDIVAELYTGLPGDVFRVPIPVAEMTKYADNAFHGLKIGFANELGAVCRALGLDSHKVMDVFLADRKLNVSPAYLRPGFAFGGSCLPKDLRGLVYAARRADVSVPILEHVLPSNEDHLQRAFDLVARTGKRKVGLFGLSFKPGTDDLRESPLVELAERLLGKGFDLKIYDANVSLSRLMGANREYIESRLPHLGSLLAGSVEEVLEHAEVCLVGTADPAVLAALPHGGEQTLVDLVRLPDAEARRAEEGYVGLAW, from the coding sequence GTGAGGATCAGTGTCTTCGGGCTGGGGTACGTGGGGTGTGTGTCCGCGGCCTGTCTGGCGGGCAACGGGCACGAGGTCGTCGGGGTCGACGTGAACCCGGTGAAGGTCGACTTGGTGACGCGCGGCAACGCGCCGGTGGTCGAGGAACGCATCGGTGAGCTGACGGCCGAGGTGGTGGCGTCGGGGGCGCTGCGCGCGACCACCGACGTGGCCGAGGCGGTGGCGGCGACCGACGTGTCGCTGATCTGCGTGGGCACGCCTTCGGCGCCCAACGGCAGCCTGTCCACCGAGTACCTCGAACGCGTGGCCGACGAGATCGGCGAAGCGTTGGCACAGAAAGCTGTGACATCCAAAGAGCGCCGGCACACGGTGGTCTTCCGGAGCACCATGCTGCCGGGCACTTGTCTCGACCTGCTGGTGCCGATCCTGGAGAAGTCCAGCGGTCGCACCGCGGGTGTCGATTTCGGCGTGGCGGTGAACCCGGAGTTCCTGCGCGAGGGCACCAGCGTGCGCGACTTCTTCGACCCGCCCAAGACCGTGATCGGCGAGCTCGACAGCGCCAGCGGCGACATCGTGGCCGAGCTCTACACGGGCCTGCCCGGCGACGTCTTCCGCGTGCCGATCCCGGTGGCGGAGATGACCAAGTACGCCGACAACGCCTTCCACGGCTTGAAGATCGGCTTCGCCAACGAGCTCGGCGCCGTCTGCCGCGCGCTGGGGCTCGATTCGCACAAGGTGATGGACGTCTTCCTCGCCGACCGCAAGCTCAACGTGAGCCCGGCGTACCTGCGCCCGGGCTTCGCGTTCGGCGGTTCCTGCCTGCCGAAGGACCTGCGCGGATTGGTCTACGCCGCGCGCCGCGCCGACGTGTCGGTGCCGATCCTCGAGCACGTGCTGCCGTCGAACGAAGATCACCTGCAGCGCGCGTTCGACCTCGTCGCGCGCACCGGCAAGCGCAAGGTGGGCCTGTTCGGTCTGTCGTTCAAGCCGGGCACCGACGACCTGCGTGAGAGCCCACTCGTCGAGCTGGCCGAGCGGCTGCTGGGCAAGGGCTTCGACCTCAAGATCTACGACGCCAACGTGAGCCTTTCGCGCCTCATGGGCGCCAACCGCGAGTACATCGAGAGCCGGCTGCCGCACCTCGGCTCGCTGCTCGCGGGTTCGGTCGAAGAGGTGCTGGAGCACGCCGAGGTGTGCCTCGTCGGCACCGCCGACCCGGCCGTGCTGGCCGCTCTTCCCCACGGTGGCGAGCAGACGCTCGTCGACCTCGTCCGCCTCCCCGACGCCGAAGCGCGCCGGGCCGAAGAGGGATACGTCGGCCTTGCCTGGTGA
- a CDS encoding glycoside hydrolase family 75 protein — MRKLILFATMAIAAAVMPAAVASATAAGPGHTQVAAAPAAGPTAAQLLAKTNSCNQISNCKYKTDEDAGAKTVAVCDADGAVFWKADMDIDCDGQRTSQCNEDTDCCYQGDTAFHQSDGKPLNAATLPYIVVPSSSGTWNYSSSGLKGGGSCAVIYNGKVEYTVIGDTGPTGIIGEASYATAKDLGINPDPSNGGTDSGVTYICFKNSKVSPIENHGTATSTGQNLAGTFVNNN, encoded by the coding sequence ATGAGGAAGCTGATCCTGTTCGCGACCATGGCGATCGCCGCCGCGGTGATGCCGGCGGCGGTGGCGTCGGCGACGGCGGCGGGTCCGGGTCATACCCAGGTCGCCGCGGCACCGGCCGCCGGGCCGACGGCGGCGCAGCTGCTGGCGAAGACCAACAGCTGCAACCAGATCTCGAACTGCAAGTACAAGACCGACGAGGACGCGGGCGCCAAGACCGTTGCCGTGTGCGACGCCGACGGGGCCGTGTTCTGGAAGGCCGACATGGACATCGACTGCGACGGGCAGCGCACGTCGCAGTGCAACGAGGACACCGACTGCTGCTACCAGGGTGACACGGCGTTCCACCAGAGCGACGGAAAGCCGCTGAATGCCGCAACATTGCCCTACATCGTCGTGCCGAGCTCGTCGGGCACGTGGAACTATTCGTCCTCCGGCCTCAAGGGCGGCGGTTCTTGCGCGGTGATCTACAACGGAAAAGTCGAATACACCGTCATCGGTGACACCGGGCCGACCGGGATCATCGGCGAGGCTTCATACGCGACGGCCAAGGATCTCGGCATCAACCCCGACCCGTCCAACGGCGGCACCGACTCCGGCGTGACCTACATCTGCTTCAAGAACTCGAAGGTCTCGCCGATCGAGAACCACGGCACGGCCACGAGCACCGGACAGAACCTCGCCGGCACGTTCGTGAACAACAACTGA
- a CDS encoding polysaccharide deacetylase family protein has product MVNFAVHGIGRPQRALDPGEDERWITVEQFETLLDVVAKCPESRLTFDDGNVSDVEVALPRLAQRGLRGEFFPLAGRVGSRGFVDRAGLRELVAAGMDVGSHGWDRFGARRFEERALRRELDAAPRLLGELSGRAVCRYSLSGRRVDRRVLGRLRAAGATRVYVGSGPGGSGVRGGEWLQHRVEVHRDLDRRWAEGVLVGRYGHRWSGRLTGLLTF; this is encoded by the coding sequence ATGGTCAACTTCGCCGTGCACGGCATCGGCAGGCCCCAGCGCGCGCTCGATCCGGGCGAAGACGAGCGCTGGATCACGGTGGAGCAGTTCGAGACCTTGCTGGACGTCGTCGCGAAGTGTCCTGAATCGCGGCTGACCTTCGACGACGGCAACGTCTCCGACGTCGAGGTCGCCTTGCCGCGGCTCGCGCAGCGGGGGCTGCGCGGGGAGTTCTTCCCGCTCGCCGGCCGCGTCGGGTCGCGCGGGTTCGTGGACCGCGCCGGGCTGCGTGAGCTCGTCGCGGCCGGGATGGACGTCGGGTCACACGGCTGGGACCGGTTCGGCGCGCGGCGCTTCGAGGAACGCGCGCTGCGACGCGAGCTGGACGCGGCGCCGCGGCTGCTGGGTGAGCTGAGCGGACGCGCGGTGTGCCGCTATTCGTTGTCCGGGCGCCGGGTGGACCGGCGCGTGCTCGGCCGGCTGCGGGCCGCCGGCGCGACGCGCGTGTACGTCGGCTCGGGTCCCGGCGGTTCGGGCGTTCGCGGCGGGGAGTGGCTGCAGCATCGCGTCGAGGTGCATCGGGATCTGGATCGTCGGTGGGCCGAGGGTGTGCTGGTGGGTCGATACGGGCACCGTTGGTCCGGCCGGCTGACGGGGCTGCTCACCTTCTGA
- the ddaH gene encoding dimethylargininase, whose product MCPPRFFAVDYVINPWMDPTKPVSADVAVAQWTELRDTYRRLGHTVEEIEPQPGLPDMVFAANSGTVVDGRVLGSRFRAPQRAAEAEHFRRWFVEHGYRDLTMPERINEAEGDFAWTGKLLLAGTGFRTDPAAHAEAQEVLGVPVVSLSLVDPRYYHLDTALFVLTEATDTTPAQIAYYPEAFSPGSQRVLRRLFPDAVIATAADAECFGLNGVSDGRNVVLPVEAVGLGAELASRGYEPVYLDISELRKAGGGPKCCTLEIRK is encoded by the coding sequence ATGTGCCCGCCGCGGTTCTTCGCGGTGGACTACGTGATCAACCCCTGGATGGACCCGACCAAGCCGGTCAGCGCCGACGTCGCGGTGGCGCAGTGGACCGAGCTGCGCGACACCTACCGCCGCCTCGGCCACACCGTCGAGGAGATCGAGCCGCAGCCGGGCCTGCCCGACATGGTGTTCGCGGCGAACTCCGGCACCGTCGTGGACGGGCGCGTGCTCGGCTCGCGCTTCCGGGCGCCGCAGCGCGCGGCCGAGGCCGAGCACTTCCGCCGCTGGTTCGTGGAGCACGGCTACCGCGACCTGACGATGCCCGAGCGCATCAACGAGGCCGAGGGCGACTTCGCCTGGACGGGCAAGCTGCTGCTCGCCGGCACCGGCTTCCGCACCGACCCGGCCGCCCACGCGGAGGCGCAGGAGGTGCTCGGTGTGCCCGTGGTGTCGCTGAGCCTGGTCGACCCGCGCTACTACCACCTCGACACGGCGCTGTTCGTGCTCACCGAAGCGACCGACACCACGCCGGCGCAGATCGCCTACTACCCGGAGGCCTTCTCACCCGGCTCGCAGCGCGTGCTGCGGCGCCTGTTCCCCGACGCCGTGATCGCCACGGCCGCCGACGCCGAGTGCTTCGGCCTCAACGGCGTCTCCGACGGGCGCAACGTCGTGCTGCCCGTGGAGGCCGTCGGGCTGGGTGCGGAGCTGGCTTCTCGTGGCTACGAGCCCGTCTACCTGGACATTTCCGAACTGCGGAAGGCCGGCGGCGGGCCGAAGTGCTGCACTTTGGAGATTCGCAAATAA
- a CDS encoding Lrp/AsnC family transcriptional regulator yields the protein MNTIDQRIVSCLVANARSSYAEIGKVVGLSAPAVKRRVDRLLETGVLRGFTAVVDPEALGWGTEAFVEVHCQGNVTPARIRARLEPLPEVVAAYTVSGAADAIVHLRAADIHHLETALERLRGLEIIDRTVSTVVLSRLLERPPNPQS from the coding sequence GTGAACACCATCGACCAGCGAATCGTTTCCTGCCTGGTGGCCAACGCGCGGTCCAGCTACGCCGAGATCGGCAAAGTCGTCGGGTTGTCCGCCCCGGCGGTCAAGCGCCGCGTCGACCGGCTGCTGGAAACGGGCGTGCTGCGCGGCTTCACGGCGGTCGTCGATCCGGAGGCGCTCGGCTGGGGCACCGAGGCCTTCGTGGAGGTGCACTGCCAGGGCAACGTCACACCCGCCCGCATCCGCGCGCGGCTCGAACCACTGCCGGAGGTCGTGGCCGCGTACACGGTCTCGGGCGCGGCCGACGCGATCGTGCACCTGCGCGCCGCCGACATCCACCACCTGGAAACGGCACTCGAACGGCTGCGCGGGCTGGAGATCATCGACCGCACCGTTTCCACGGTCGTCCTGTCGCGGCTGCTGGAACGGCCGCCGAACCCGCAGAGCTGA
- a CDS encoding 2-oxoacid:acceptor oxidoreductase subunit alpha — MSTSANGGPGSTAAGNGHSSASLTSSRSTEVSKLDRVVIRFAGDSGDGMQLTGDRFTSEAAAFGNDLSTMPNFPAEIRAPQGTIPGVSSFQVHFADYDILTPGDRPDVLVAMNPAALKANLRDVPQGGTIILNTDEFSKRNLVKVGYDNDPLDDDTLSAFQVHRVAMSTLTQGALADTGLGKKDAERCKNMFALGLLSWMYHRPTEGTERFLREKFAKKPDIAEANILAFRAGWNYGETTESFATTFEVAPAKLNQGTYRQITGNTALAYGIVAAGQQSGLQILLGTYPITPASDVLHELSKHKNFGIITFQAEDEIAGIGAALGASYGGALGVTSTSGPGIALKSETIGLGVMTELPLVVIDVQRGGPSTGLPTKTEQADLLQAMFGRNGESPVPIVAPLSPADCFDAALEATRIALKYRTPVLLLSDGAIANGSEPWLIPDVADLPDLRVEFAQEPNSDSDSGEFWPYVRDPETLARAWAVPGTPGLQHRIGGLEKADRTGHISYDPDNHEKMVRLRQAKVDGIDVPDLVVDDPSGGKARVLALGWGSSYGPIGAACRRVRNLGMPIAQAHLRHLNPLPANLGDVLRAYDKVVVPEMNLGQLALLLRGKFLVDVHSYTKVAGLPFKAEELQNVFADIITSTVPEGVK; from the coding sequence ATGAGCACGAGTGCGAACGGCGGTCCGGGAAGCACGGCGGCCGGCAACGGTCACAGCAGCGCTTCCCTGACCAGCTCGAGGTCGACCGAAGTCAGCAAGCTGGACCGGGTGGTCATCCGGTTCGCCGGTGACTCGGGCGACGGCATGCAGCTGACGGGCGACCGGTTCACGTCCGAGGCCGCGGCCTTCGGCAACGACCTGTCGACGATGCCGAACTTCCCCGCCGAGATCCGCGCGCCACAAGGCACGATCCCGGGTGTCTCCTCGTTTCAGGTGCACTTCGCCGACTATGACATCCTGACGCCCGGCGACCGGCCCGACGTGCTGGTGGCGATGAATCCCGCGGCGCTGAAGGCGAACCTGCGCGACGTCCCGCAGGGCGGCACGATCATCCTCAACACCGACGAGTTCTCCAAGCGCAACCTCGTGAAGGTCGGGTACGACAACGACCCGCTCGACGACGACACGCTGTCGGCCTTCCAGGTCCACCGGGTCGCCATGTCGACCCTGACGCAGGGCGCGCTCGCCGACACCGGCCTCGGCAAGAAGGACGCCGAGCGGTGCAAGAACATGTTCGCGCTCGGGCTGCTGTCGTGGATGTACCACCGGCCGACCGAGGGCACCGAGCGGTTCCTGCGCGAGAAGTTCGCCAAGAAGCCGGACATCGCCGAGGCCAACATCCTGGCCTTCCGCGCGGGCTGGAACTACGGCGAGACCACCGAGTCGTTCGCCACGACGTTCGAGGTCGCGCCCGCGAAGCTCAACCAGGGCACCTACCGGCAGATCACCGGCAACACGGCGCTCGCCTACGGAATTGTCGCAGCCGGGCAGCAGTCCGGGCTGCAGATCCTGCTGGGCACCTACCCGATCACCCCGGCGTCGGACGTCCTCCACGAGCTGTCCAAGCACAAGAACTTCGGCATCATCACGTTCCAGGCCGAGGACGAGATCGCCGGCATCGGCGCGGCGCTGGGCGCCTCGTACGGCGGCGCGCTGGGCGTGACCTCGACGTCGGGCCCGGGCATCGCGCTCAAGTCGGAGACCATCGGGCTCGGCGTGATGACGGAGCTGCCGCTCGTGGTCATCGACGTGCAGCGCGGCGGCCCGTCCACCGGCCTGCCGACCAAGACCGAGCAGGCCGACCTGCTGCAGGCGATGTTCGGCCGCAACGGCGAGTCGCCCGTGCCGATCGTCGCGCCGCTGTCGCCCGCCGACTGCTTCGACGCGGCGCTGGAGGCCACGCGGATCGCGCTGAAGTACCGCACGCCGGTGCTGCTGCTGTCCGACGGCGCGATCGCCAACGGCTCCGAGCCGTGGCTCATCCCCGACGTCGCGGACCTGCCCGACCTGCGCGTGGAGTTCGCGCAGGAACCCAACTCCGACAGCGACTCCGGCGAGTTCTGGCCCTACGTGCGCGACCCGGAGACACTGGCGCGCGCGTGGGCCGTGCCGGGCACGCCGGGGCTGCAGCACCGCATCGGCGGTCTCGAGAAGGCCGACCGCACCGGGCACATCTCTTACGACCCGGACAACCACGAGAAGATGGTGCGGCTGCGCCAAGCCAAGGTAGACGGCATCGACGTGCCCGACCTGGTGGTCGACGACCCGTCGGGCGGCAAGGCGCGCGTGCTCGCGCTCGGCTGGGGCTCGTCCTACGGCCCGATCGGCGCGGCCTGCCGGCGCGTGCGGAATTTGGGCATGCCGATCGCGCAGGCGCACCTGCGTCACCTCAACCCGCTGCCCGCGAACCTGGGCGACGTGCTCCGGGCCTACGACAAGGTCGTGGTGCCGGAGATGAACCTGGGCCAGCTCGCGCTGCTGCTGCGCGGGAAGTTCCTGGTGGACGTGCACTCGTATACCAAGGTGGCGGGGCTGCCGTTCAAGGCCGAAGAGCTGCAGAACGTGTTCGCCGACATCATCACCAGCACCGTTCCGGAGGGCGTCAAGTGA
- a CDS encoding 2-oxoacid:ferredoxin oxidoreductase subunit beta: MTAIDLGLPQLGGLDLVPTTDEPQKAKDYKSDQEVRWCPGCGDYVVLNAVQSFLPTLGLKRENIVFISGIGCSSRFPYYLNTYGMHSIHGRAPSIATGLATTRPDLSVWVVTGDGDALSIGGNHLIHALRRNVNIKILLFNNRIYGLTKGQYSPTSGQGMVTKSTPMGSVDTPFNPLSLAIGAEASFVGRALDSDRKGLTEVLEAAARHRGSAIVEIYQNCPIFNDGAFDVLKDKDEAASRLIPLKAGEPLRFGAEGEFGVRRGEWGGLDIAKVSDIGEDNLVVHDPTIADTSYAFALTRLGDQNLTHVPTGILRQVERPTYDDGARAQVEEARAARKPDLQGLLRGKDTWTVV, translated from the coding sequence GTGACCGCCATCGATCTCGGACTGCCGCAGCTCGGTGGTCTGGACCTCGTTCCCACCACCGACGAACCGCAGAAGGCCAAGGACTACAAGTCCGACCAGGAAGTGCGCTGGTGCCCGGGCTGCGGTGACTACGTGGTGCTCAACGCCGTGCAGTCGTTCCTGCCGACGCTGGGCCTCAAGCGCGAGAACATCGTGTTCATCTCGGGCATCGGCTGCTCGTCGCGCTTCCCGTACTACCTCAACACCTACGGCATGCACTCGATCCACGGCCGCGCGCCGTCGATCGCGACCGGCCTGGCCACCACGCGCCCGGACCTGTCGGTGTGGGTCGTCACCGGCGACGGCGACGCGCTGTCCATCGGCGGCAACCACCTGATCCATGCGCTGCGCCGCAACGTGAACATCAAGATCCTGCTGTTCAACAACCGGATCTACGGCCTGACCAAGGGCCAGTACTCGCCGACCTCGGGCCAGGGCATGGTCACCAAGTCGACCCCGATGGGTTCGGTGGACACGCCGTTCAACCCGCTGTCGCTGGCGATCGGCGCTGAGGCGTCGTTCGTGGGCCGCGCGCTGGACTCCGACCGCAAGGGCCTCACCGAGGTGTTGGAGGCGGCGGCCCGCCACCGCGGCTCCGCGATCGTCGAGATCTACCAGAACTGCCCCATCTTCAACGACGGCGCCTTCGACGTTCTGAAGGACAAGGACGAGGCCGCCTCCCGGCTGATTCCTTTGAAGGCGGGCGAGCCCCTGCGCTTCGGCGCGGAAGGCGAGTTCGGCGTCCGCCGCGGCGAGTGGGGCGGCCTGGACATCGCCAAGGTGAGTGACATCGGCGAGGACAACCTGGTCGTCCACGACCCGACCATCGCCGACACGTCGTACGCCTTCGCCCTGACCCGCCTGGGCGACCAGAACCTGACGCACGTCCCCACGGGCATCCTGCGCCAGGTCGAACGCCCGACCTACGACGACGGTGCTCGGGCTCAGGTGGAAGAGGCCCGTGCGGCTCGCAAGCCGGACCTTCAGGGCCTGCTGCGCGGCAAGGACACCTGGACTGTCGTTTAA
- a CDS encoding LapA family protein, translated as MSIFGQVWLWSLLAFFVGALVAWLVLVLPARKRIRELEEALASAHAENARTPANAAALAAASGRTSVLPPVDAPEAPEPVGSQGFTSFAEPDSEPAWTRDEREHAPTELIAAAPPAGFDPEAEYDAEYRTALEPDASPEADEPAVTSSVDSGDVYRAAATEYLSPVSRETDSGYHHAVELEHEDHGSGYHRAVEPFESKLEPFESSLEPSSFDSRLDPPVVPDEPVSLFQPAPAAEQSESDWFSKELPERSPFEDAPGGDYLDEPESTEHLTPAPAVAPEAAAAAEDSEESTEEPLEPGGLPKRQPRESPRGGFDPPRPIQPSMRPVERRDPDLAGAHSGSLFEPSVQPNQVAAMAAPEPPPARDTGEDSVPPGPFGPGSAMPRPGGGRPSDAFTVKASVTALRYCTEESPQFPRMVAEVWFRTSADAERVGFRPLS; from the coding sequence ATGTCCATTTTCGGACAAGTCTGGCTGTGGAGCCTGTTGGCGTTTTTCGTCGGCGCGCTCGTGGCCTGGTTGGTCCTCGTGTTGCCTGCGCGCAAGCGCATTCGTGAGCTGGAAGAGGCGCTGGCGTCCGCACACGCCGAGAACGCGCGCACCCCGGCCAACGCGGCCGCGCTGGCCGCCGCGTCCGGGCGGACGTCGGTGCTGCCGCCGGTCGACGCTCCCGAAGCTCCGGAACCGGTGGGGTCTCAGGGCTTCACGTCCTTCGCGGAGCCGGACAGCGAGCCGGCGTGGACCCGCGACGAGCGTGAGCACGCGCCGACCGAGCTGATCGCCGCGGCGCCGCCCGCCGGGTTCGACCCGGAGGCGGAGTACGACGCCGAGTACCGCACCGCGCTGGAGCCGGACGCTTCGCCCGAAGCGGACGAGCCGGCCGTGACGTCCTCCGTGGACAGTGGCGACGTGTACCGCGCGGCCGCGACGGAGTACCTCAGCCCGGTCTCGCGCGAGACGGACAGCGGTTACCACCACGCAGTCGAACTCGAGCACGAGGACCACGGCAGCGGCTACCACCGCGCGGTGGAACCGTTCGAGAGCAAGCTCGAACCCTTCGAGAGCTCACTGGAGCCCTCGTCGTTCGACAGCCGGCTTGACCCGCCCGTCGTGCCCGACGAGCCGGTGTCGCTGTTCCAGCCCGCGCCCGCGGCGGAACAGTCCGAATCGGACTGGTTCTCGAAGGAACTCCCGGAGCGCTCGCCCTTCGAGGACGCGCCGGGCGGCGACTACCTCGACGAGCCTGAGTCCACTGAGCACCTGACGCCGGCGCCGGCCGTGGCCCCGGAAGCGGCCGCGGCCGCGGAGGATTCCGAAGAGTCCACAGAGGAACCCCTGGAGCCCGGCGGCCTGCCCAAGCGCCAGCCCCGCGAATCCCCGCGCGGCGGCTTCGACCCGCCGCGGCCGATCCAGCCGTCGATGCGCCCGGTCGAACGCCGCGACCCGGATCTCGCGGGCGCGCACAGCGGTTCGCTGTTCGAGCCGTCGGTACAGCCCAACCAGGTCGCCGCCATGGCCGCCCCGGAACCACCCCCGGCCCGCGACACCGGCGAGGACTCCGTGCCGCCCGGCCCCTTCGGCCCCGGCTCCGCCATGCCCCGCCCCGGCGGCGGCCGCCCGTCGGACGCCTTCACGGTCAAGGCCAGCGTCACAGCTTTGCGGTACTGCACCGAGGAATCGCCGCAGTTCCCGCGCATGGTTGCCGAAGTCTGGTTCCGCACTTCCGCTGACGCCGAACGAGTCGGTTTCAGGCCGTTGAGCTAA
- a CDS encoding polyprenyl synthetase family protein, whose protein sequence is MSSPPPGAGAAAARDGAVEDLRATVGLQIEDEKLLRAIAGGLADVEAMLRDVVKSDVQAVHDAALHLVEAGGKRFRPLFTLLSAQFGPRQDDHVVIAAAAVELVHLATLYHDDVMDEATMRRGAESVNARWDNTVAILTGDFLFAHASRLVADLGTDAARIIAETFGELVTGQMRETVGPGPGDDPVEHYLTVIAQKTGSLIATSGRFGGMMSGAPEEYIQALRRFGDIIGTAFQISDDIIDIASPSDELGKAQGTDLREGVRTLPMLYALADPDTDPRLVELLAGPIDEDDVVAEALELLRRSTGLERARVTLSDYASRARAELAALPASPARDACESVADYLVARTH, encoded by the coding sequence GTGTCTTCACCACCCCCGGGGGCGGGAGCCGCCGCTGCACGGGATGGCGCTGTCGAGGACCTGCGCGCGACCGTCGGGTTGCAGATCGAGGACGAGAAGCTGCTGAGGGCGATCGCCGGTGGGCTGGCGGACGTCGAGGCGATGCTGCGGGACGTCGTGAAGAGCGATGTGCAGGCGGTGCACGACGCGGCGTTGCACCTGGTCGAGGCGGGGGGCAAACGTTTTCGTCCCCTGTTCACGCTGCTGTCGGCGCAGTTCGGGCCGCGCCAGGATGATCACGTGGTCATCGCGGCCGCCGCGGTGGAGCTGGTGCACCTGGCGACGCTGTACCACGACGACGTGATGGACGAGGCGACCATGCGGCGCGGCGCGGAGAGCGTCAACGCGCGCTGGGACAACACCGTCGCGATCCTGACCGGCGACTTCCTCTTCGCCCACGCTTCGCGCCTGGTGGCCGACCTCGGCACGGACGCGGCGCGGATCATTGCCGAGACGTTCGGCGAGCTCGTGACCGGCCAGATGCGCGAGACGGTCGGCCCCGGCCCCGGCGACGACCCCGTGGAGCACTACCTCACCGTCATCGCGCAGAAGACCGGCTCGCTGATCGCGACGTCCGGGCGCTTCGGCGGCATGATGTCGGGCGCCCCGGAGGAGTACATCCAGGCGCTGCGCCGGTTCGGTGACATCATCGGCACCGCGTTCCAGATCTCCGACGACATCATCGACATCGCGTCGCCGTCCGACGAGCTGGGCAAGGCGCAGGGCACGGACCTGCGCGAAGGCGTGCGCACGCTGCCCATGCTCTACGCGCTGGCCGACCCGGACACCGACCCGCGGCTCGTGGAGCTGCTGGCCGGCCCGATCGACGAGGACGACGTGGTCGCCGAGGCCCTGGAGCTGCTGCGCCGCTCGACTGGACTCGAACGCGCGCGCGTCACCCTTTCCGACTACGCTTCGCGAGCACGTGCCGAGCTCGCAGCGCTGCCCGCTTCCCCCGCGCGCGATGCTTGCGAGTCGGTCGCCGACTACCTCGTCGCGCGGACGCACTAA
- a CDS encoding HNH endonuclease, producing MASGRGYCMYCGDGLGSTVDHFEPVALAPRRAFDWLNHLLACEYCNSHHKRDRFPVDFAGRPLLIDPTAEDPLEHLFLVLSIGTYRALTDKGRATIEVCGLNRPLLERGRAAAVDQVAALVFHWWNGDAETRRRAIWTLRDQPHADVLHAMLRQALLPGAPRIFTDASLLDLLRDPELRAELSAGTP from the coding sequence ATGGCCTCGGGCCGAGGCTACTGCATGTACTGCGGCGACGGCCTGGGGTCCACTGTGGACCACTTCGAACCGGTGGCGCTGGCGCCGCGGCGCGCGTTCGACTGGCTCAACCACCTGCTGGCGTGCGAGTACTGCAACAGCCACCACAAGCGCGACCGGTTTCCGGTGGATTTCGCGGGCCGGCCGTTGCTGATCGACCCGACGGCCGAGGACCCGCTGGAGCACCTGTTCCTGGTGCTGTCCATCGGTACTTACCGCGCCCTGACCGACAAGGGCCGCGCGACGATCGAGGTCTGCGGCCTCAACCGCCCACTGCTGGAACGCGGCCGCGCCGCTGCCGTGGACCAGGTGGCGGCGCTGGTGTTCCACTGGTGGAACGGCGACGCCGAGACCCGCCGCCGCGCCATCTGGACCCTGCGCGACCAGCCCCACGCGGACGTCCTGCACGCCATGCTCCGCCAGGCGCTGCTGCCGGGCGCCCCGCGAATCTTCACGGACGCTTCCCTGCTGGATCTGTTGCGTGATCCTGAGCTTCGGGCTGAATTGTCGGCCGGAACGCCGTGA
- a CDS encoding AAA family ATPase: MRGEFARVASLFSEDASLAEGVAWLINQHLRALEGKAGARELKESVLTLLGDGLLPDGYRVRDVDSDGLWVSYRGDRFPLREMSDGYRTVTALVVDLVRQLADAGLGVDASGVVLIDEVDAHLHVSWQKRIGPWLKAHFPGIQFVVSTHSPYVCQAADPGGLIRLPGPDEQEPPRVVSDELYQRVVYGSGDDAVLSDLFGLDSPYSPRAVELREHLAELELLVATGQADANGVREWEQLRDRLSSSPPSRVDDVTRHFDER, translated from the coding sequence ATGCGCGGCGAGTTCGCGCGCGTGGCGAGCCTGTTCAGCGAAGACGCTTCGCTGGCCGAAGGCGTGGCATGGCTGATCAACCAGCACCTGCGCGCGTTGGAGGGCAAGGCGGGTGCGCGGGAGCTGAAGGAGTCCGTGCTGACGTTGCTGGGCGACGGTCTGCTGCCCGACGGCTACCGCGTGCGCGACGTCGATTCCGACGGCCTGTGGGTCTCCTACCGCGGCGACCGGTTCCCGCTGCGCGAGATGAGCGACGGCTACCGGACGGTCACGGCCTTGGTCGTCGACCTGGTGCGTCAGCTCGCCGACGCCGGGCTCGGGGTGGACGCGTCGGGCGTGGTGCTGATCGACGAGGTCGACGCGCACCTGCACGTGTCGTGGCAGAAGCGCATCGGGCCGTGGTTGAAGGCGCATTTCCCGGGGATCCAGTTCGTGGTGAGCACGCACAGCCCGTACGTCTGCCAGGCCGCCGATCCCGGTGGCTTGATCCGCCTGCCGGGGCCGGACGAGCAGGAGCCGCCGCGGGTGGTGTCGGACGAGCTGTACCAGCGCGTGGTCTACGGCAGCGGCGACGACGCCGTGCTGTCGGACCTGTTCGGGCTCGACAGCCCGTACTCGCCGCGGGCCGTGGAGCTGCGTGAGCACCTGGCCGAGCTGGAGCTGCTCGTGGCGACGGGCCAGGCGGACGCCAACGGCGTGCGCGAGTGGGAACAGCTGCGCGACCGCTTGAGCAGCTCACCGCCCAGCCGCGTCGACGACGTCACGCGCCACTTCGACGAAAGGTGA